From a region of the Carettochelys insculpta isolate YL-2023 chromosome 29, ASM3395843v1, whole genome shotgun sequence genome:
- the LOC142003228 gene encoding uncharacterized protein LOC142003228: MEALSPPGLCVAGGLAVEGAAQRARALKGKAGASGRRKREFISDEKKDASYWEKRRKNNEAAKRSREKRRFHDLALESRVLALDEENLRLRTELLQLKRRFGLISAAAFVEKSPWLGTAGRERTRGFAGSAARAQHSEDSSEPEQCGREAGGAKYSPRGSLSDMSDSSSRDSPLPRTPGEAQAVSRARGDTRPPIPKAPAARGVILFSANGFTAVEPPRAWPAPGWGREAEQEQEKEKAPAGYAQQSLSGQRGDYSQQEALQGAPQPYGCPRAEGYDAPAGFPGAGLGQEARAELGEMAEEPSSPFGGYSSEESGEEPGWGCPPTPYVAPPEVKLAALPHKLRLKCRAHSSGGQDLGPDPSATGCPQEEPADWESQQHEEMAALVRQALLLNGCPPAAGSLDGLLYCSPPLPPSGPEPEDFATGWGRSCHSEDARPL, translated from the coding sequence ATGGAGGCGCTCAGTCCACCCGGCCTGTGCGTGGCCGGGGGCCTGGCCGTGGAGGGCGCGGCGCAGCGGGCCCGGGCGCTGAAGGGCAAGGCCGGCGCCAGCGGGCGGCGCAAGCGGGAGTTCATCTCGGACGAGAAGAAGGACGCCAGCTACTGGGAGAAGCGGCGGAAGAACAACGAGGCGGCCAAGCGCTCGCGGGAGAAGCGCCGATTTCACGACCTGGCGCTGGAGAGCCGGGTGCTGGCGCTGGACGAGGAGAACCTGCGCCTCCGGACCGAGCTGCTGCAGCTCAAGCGGCGCTTTGGCCTCATCAGCGCGGCCGCTTTCGTGGAGAAGAGCCCGTGGCTGGGCACCGCCGGGCGGGAGCGCACCAGGGGCTTCGCCGGCAGCGCCGCCCGGGCCCAGCACTCGGAGGACTCGTCCGAGCCGGAGCAGTGCGGCCGGGAGGCCGGCGGGGCCAAGTACTCGCCGCGGGGCTCCCTCTCCGACATGTCGGACAGCTCCTCCCGggacagccccctgccgcgcacGCCGGGGGAGGCGCAGGCCGTGAGCAGGGCCCGGGGGGACAcgcgcccccccatccccaaggcccCGGCTGCCCGTGGGGTCATCCTCTTCAGTGCCAACGGCTTCACCGCGGTGGagccccccagagcctggccgGCGCCGGGCTGGGGGCGCGAGGCGGAGCAGGAGCAAGAGAAGGAGAAGGCCCCGGCGGGctatgcccagcagagcctgagCGGTCAGCGTGGCGACtacagccagcaggaggcgctgcaggGCGCCCCGCAGCCATATGGCTGCCCACGGGCCGAGGGCTACGACGCCCCTGCTGGCTtccccggggcagggctggggcaggaggccagaGCTGAGCTAGGGGAGATGGCAGAGGAGCCCAGCTCCCCCTTTGGGGGTTACTCCAGTGAGGAGAGCGGGGAggagcccggctggggctgcccgCCTACCCCCTACGTGGCCCCCCCGGAGGTCAAGCTGGCCGCCCTGCCCCACAAGCTGCGCCTCAAGTGCCGGGCCCACAGCAGCGGGGGCCAGGACCTGGGCCCGGATCCCAGCGCCACTGGCTGCCCCCAGGAGGAGCCAGCCGACTGGGAGAGTCAGCAGCACGAGGAGATGGCGGCGCTGGTTCGGCAGGCGCTGCTCCTCAACGGGTGCCCACCGGCAGCTGGCTCCCTGGACGGACTCCTGTACTGCagtcccccgctgccccccagcggGCCAGAGCCAGAGGACTTCGCCACTGGGTGGGGGCGCAGCTGCCACAGTGAGGACGCCAGACCCTTATGA
- the LOC142003131 gene encoding uncharacterized protein LOC142003131 isoform X1: MQGGGPAAPPAREGAVCCSVGQRSLYCCWLREILQPLSCRGPDRGPGDLDSPLTADASHSRARPVLGTMSSSPEEPPRPPSPGPTNLCTAVSCFAEEAASQLAGSGLLAHSLLAGGSRSQDPAVPAPGGAVGSARRKREFTPEDKKDDGYWDKRKKNNEAAKRSREKRRVNDLALESRVLALLEENARLKAELLALKFRFGLVREPPEPPRPAAAPAPYLYSLGPELPPPPPRYGRSLPPEPGAGYSEDSGFSTPGSSSVGSPVFFEERDGFEGHCLVPEAPGEAGEAGRGGRYDPPGEAVKSLPHKLRFKMAGGPEETGGEAQAPYAPSPPAGDWRGGAAGGEDQRSGAAAGSFGGCYGVGGLPPTPPQELGYQTENGALRSQLASLSAEVAQLKKFFSEQILVKMN, translated from the exons ATGCAGGGCGGGGGGCCAGCTGCACCCCCTGCCAGAGAAGGGGCGGTCTGCTGCTCCGTGGGTCAAAGATCCCTctactgctgctggctgagggagaTTCTCCAGCCGCTGAGCTGCCGGGGGCCTGATCGGGGACCAGGGGATCTGGATTCTCCGCTGACTGCCGATGCCAGTCACAG CCGGGCGCGGCCCGTCCTTGGCACCATGAGCTCATCCCCCGAGGAGCCTCCTCGCCCGCCCTCGCCAGGCCCCACCAACCTCTGCACGGCCGTGTCCTGCTTCGCCGAGGAGGCGGCCTCGCAGCTGGCGGGCAGCGGGCTGCTGGCGCACTCGCTGCTGGCAGGGGGAAGCAGGTCCCAGGACCCAGCAGTCCCAGCCCCTGGGGGCGCCGTTGGCTCGGCCCGGCGCAAGCGGGAGTTCACCCCGGAGGACAAGAAGGACGACGGCTACTGGGACAAGCGCAAGAAAAACAACGAGGCGGCCAAGCGCTCGCGGGAGAAACGGCGCGTCAATGACCTGGCCCTGGAGAGCCGGGTGCTGGCGCTGCTGGAGGAGAACGCCCGGCTCAAGGCCGAGCTGCTGGCCCTCAAGTTCCGCTTCGGCCTCGTCcgtgagccacccgagccccccAGGCCGGCTGCTGCACCCGCCCCCTACCTGTACTCGCTGGGGCccgagctgccaccaccaccaccacgctaTGGCCGCTCCTTGCCCCCGGAGCCGGGCGCTGGGTACTCCGAGGACTCGGGGTTCTCcacccctggcagctccagcgtgggcagccctgttttcttTGAGGAGCGGGATGGGTTTGAGGGGCACTGCCTGGTGCCTGAGGCCCCGGGGGAGGCGGGTGAGGCCGGCCGGGGGGGGCGCTATGACCCGCCAGGGGAGGCCGTCAAGAGTCTGCCCCACAAGCTGCGCTTCAAGATGGCTGGGGGGCCTGAGGAGACAGGGGGTGAGGCCCAGGCCCCCTACGCCCCGTCACCCCCCGCCGGGGACTGGCGGGGGGGCGCAGCTGGAGGGGAGGACCAAAGGAGCGGGGCGGCAGCAGGATCGTTTGGGGGATGCTATGGCGTGGGGGggttgccccccaccccgccgcaggAGCTGGGGTACCAGACGGAGAACGGGGCACTGCGGAGCCAGCTGGCCTCGCTGTCGGCCGAGGTGGCCCAGCTGAAGAAGTTCTTTTCCGAACAGATCCTGGTCAAGATGAACTGA
- the LOC142003131 gene encoding uncharacterized protein LOC142003131 isoform X2, giving the protein MSSSPEEPPRPPSPGPTNLCTAVSCFAEEAASQLAGSGLLAHSLLAGGSRSQDPAVPAPGGAVGSARRKREFTPEDKKDDGYWDKRKKNNEAAKRSREKRRVNDLALESRVLALLEENARLKAELLALKFRFGLVREPPEPPRPAAAPAPYLYSLGPELPPPPPRYGRSLPPEPGAGYSEDSGFSTPGSSSVGSPVFFEERDGFEGHCLVPEAPGEAGEAGRGGRYDPPGEAVKSLPHKLRFKMAGGPEETGGEAQAPYAPSPPAGDWRGGAAGGEDQRSGAAAGSFGGCYGVGGLPPTPPQELGYQTENGALRSQLASLSAEVAQLKKFFSEQILVKMN; this is encoded by the coding sequence ATGAGCTCATCCCCCGAGGAGCCTCCTCGCCCGCCCTCGCCAGGCCCCACCAACCTCTGCACGGCCGTGTCCTGCTTCGCCGAGGAGGCGGCCTCGCAGCTGGCGGGCAGCGGGCTGCTGGCGCACTCGCTGCTGGCAGGGGGAAGCAGGTCCCAGGACCCAGCAGTCCCAGCCCCTGGGGGCGCCGTTGGCTCGGCCCGGCGCAAGCGGGAGTTCACCCCGGAGGACAAGAAGGACGACGGCTACTGGGACAAGCGCAAGAAAAACAACGAGGCGGCCAAGCGCTCGCGGGAGAAACGGCGCGTCAATGACCTGGCCCTGGAGAGCCGGGTGCTGGCGCTGCTGGAGGAGAACGCCCGGCTCAAGGCCGAGCTGCTGGCCCTCAAGTTCCGCTTCGGCCTCGTCcgtgagccacccgagccccccAGGCCGGCTGCTGCACCCGCCCCCTACCTGTACTCGCTGGGGCccgagctgccaccaccaccaccacgctaTGGCCGCTCCTTGCCCCCGGAGCCGGGCGCTGGGTACTCCGAGGACTCGGGGTTCTCcacccctggcagctccagcgtgggcagccctgttttcttTGAGGAGCGGGATGGGTTTGAGGGGCACTGCCTGGTGCCTGAGGCCCCGGGGGAGGCGGGTGAGGCCGGCCGGGGGGGGCGCTATGACCCGCCAGGGGAGGCCGTCAAGAGTCTGCCCCACAAGCTGCGCTTCAAGATGGCTGGGGGGCCTGAGGAGACAGGGGGTGAGGCCCAGGCCCCCTACGCCCCGTCACCCCCCGCCGGGGACTGGCGGGGGGGCGCAGCTGGAGGGGAGGACCAAAGGAGCGGGGCGGCAGCAGGATCGTTTGGGGGATGCTATGGCGTGGGGGggttgccccccaccccgccgcaggAGCTGGGGTACCAGACGGAGAACGGGGCACTGCGGAGCCAGCTGGCCTCGCTGTCGGCCGAGGTGGCCCAGCTGAAGAAGTTCTTTTCCGAACAGATCCTGGTCAAGATGAACTGA
- the DNASE2 gene encoding deoxyribonuclease-2-alpha has product MLLLLLLAVAGALACVAGAGISCYDDDGAPVDWFLVYKLPRSPSRGSSPALGVRYMYQDARSGGWVPGRALVNSTQSAVGRTLLQLYRGASRRTEDTAYILYNDQPPRNITSSAASSRGHTKGVVLLDRAQGFWLRHSTPHFPPPTTETYAWPHSGLHYGQSFICVTFPYAQFKQIGTQLRLADPLVYDSQVQGDFAQDLPDLLLASEMKHVRDPPWNRSVALTSLGGRPFVSLAKFRLFQDDLYSGWLAQVLSSDIYVQFWPNSRGVLPSNCSGHYRVYDVQELGFPSPGPSFSATVDHSKWCVSTTSALGWACVGDMNRNQAEEQRGGGALCQQDPAVWKSYYTLVQNYSKCQEGSGV; this is encoded by the exons atgctgctcctcctcctcctggctgtggccGGGGCCCTGGCCTGCGTGGCCGGGGCCGGCATCTCCTGCTACGATGACGACGGGGCGCCGGTGGACTG GTTCCTTGTCTACAAGCTGCCGCGGTCCCCGTCCCGGGGCAGCTCCCCGGCCCTGGGCGTGCGCTACATGTACCAGGATGCCCGCTCCGGAGGCTGGGTGCCCGGCCGTGCGCTCGTGAACAGCACCCAGAGCGCCGTGGGCaggaccctgctgcagctctacCGGGGGGCCAGCAGGAGG ACGGAGGACACAGCCTACATCCTGTACAATGACCAGCCGCCAAGGAACATCACGTCCTCCGCTGCCTCCTCCCGGGGGCACACCAAGG GCGTGGTCCTGCTGGAcagagctcagggcttctggctgcggcacaGCAcgccccacttccctccccctaCGACGGAGACCTACGCCTGGCCCCACAGCGGCCTGCACTACGGCCAGTCCTTCATCTGCGTCACCTTCCCCTACGCCCAGTTCAAGCAGATTG GCACCCAGCTGCGGCTGGCCGACCCCCTGGTGTACGACAGCCAGGTGCAGGGGGACTTCGCCCAGGACCTGCCCGACCTGCTCCTGGCCTCCGAGATGAAGCACGTCCGGGACCCCCCCTGGAACCGCAGCGTGGCCCTGACCTCACTGGGGGGGCGCCCCTTCGTCAGCCTGGCCAAGTTCCGCCTCTTCCAGGATG atcTGTACTCCGGCTGGCTAGCCCAGGTGCTCTCCAGTGACATCTACGTCCAGTTCTGGCCCAATTCCCGGGGCGTCCTGCCCTCCAACTGCTCGGGGCACTACCGGGTCTATGAcgtccaggagctgggcttcccgtCCCCAGGGCCCAGCTTCTCGGCCACCGTGGACCACTCCAAGTGGTGCGTGAGCACCACCAGCGCCCTCGGCTGGGCCTGCGTGGGCGACATGAACCGCAACCAGGCGGAAgagcagcggggagggggtgCCCTGTGCCAGCAGGACCCCGCCGTCTGGAAATCCTATTATACCCTGGTACAGAACTACAGCAAGTgccaggaggggagtggggtctag